One Phoenix dactylifera cultivar Barhee BC4 chromosome 8, palm_55x_up_171113_PBpolish2nd_filt_p, whole genome shotgun sequence genomic window carries:
- the LOC103703379 gene encoding D-aminoacyl-tRNA deacylase, protein MRAVVQRVLSASVEVEGRVVSEIGPGLLVLVGIHESDTDSDADYICRKVLNMRLFPNERSGKAWDQSVMQQSFGVLLVSQFTLYGILKGNKPDFHVAMPPQKAKLFYASLVEKFRKSYAADAVKDGIFGAMMKVNLVNDGPVTMQFDSSQSRSGTCEVAEDGKP, encoded by the exons ATGAGGGCTGTGGTGCAGCGAGTCCTCTCCGCCAGCGTCGAG GTGGAGGGGCGCGTCGTGTCGGAGATCGGGCCGGGCCTCCTCGTCCTCGTCGGCATCCACGAATCCGACACCGACTCCGATGCCGATTACAT CTGTAGGAAGGTCTTGAATATGAGGCTATTCCCGAATGAGAGGAGTGGAAAAGCATGGGATCAAAGT GTTATGCAGCAGAGTTTTGGAGTTCTATTAG TGAGTCAGTTCACCTTATATGGCATCTTAAAGGGTAACAAGCCAGATTTTCATGTGGCTATGCCACCTCAGAAGGCAAAACTTTTTTATGCATCATTAGTTGAAAAGTTTCGCAAATCATACGCTGCAGATGCAGTCAAAG ATGGCATTTTCGGAGCAATGATGAAG GTTAACTTGGTGAATGATGGCCCTGTCACAATGCAATTTGATTCATCACAATCAAG GAGTGGTACTTGCGAGGTGGCTGAAGATGGCAAGCCATAA
- the LOC103703427 gene encoding LOB domain-containing protein 2-like, whose amino-acid sequence MQRNVPHPLQPLPPPVGPAPAPAPAPVAGAGAGQGGHQACASCKHQRKKCSESCELAPYFPADRTREFGQVHKVYGVSNLTKMLKANDSIPERERCADTLMWEADWRSIDPANGCYNEVIRLKEENAMLRRVIRECGHCSRQPLPQPYRSPVPQPGRFWANGNNHNNNGGANLIRRGINNNGGDVGGAMHLAEVVPQHMVNYPLINNGNLINGYHNPHPPIYMHQPGGQGNNGHGALYH is encoded by the coding sequence ATGCAGAGAAACGTCCCCCATCCTCTCCAACCCCTGCCTCCTCCTGTGGGGCCAGCGCCGGCCCCGGCACCGGCCCCTGTCGCTGGTGCCGGCGCAGGGCAGGGCGGCCACCAGGCATGCGCGTCGTGCAAGCACCAGAGGAAGAAGTGTTCCGAGAGCTGCGAGCTGGCCCCCTACTTCCCGGCCGATAGGACGAGGGAGTTCGGCCAGGTGCATAAGGTTTACGGCGTCAGCAACCTCACCAAGATGTTGAAGGCCAATGACAGCATCCCCGAACGGGAGCGCTGCGCCGATACCTTGATGTGGGAGGCTGACTGGAGAAGTATCGACCCTGCTAATGGCTGCTACAACGAGGTCATAAGACTCAAGGAGGAGAACGCCATGCTCCGCCGCGTCATCCGAGAGTGCGGCCACTGCAGTCGTCAGCCCCTGCCGCAGCCTTACCGTTCGCCTGTTCCGCAGCCGGGTCGGTTTTGGGCGAACGGCAATAATCACAACAACAACGGTGGTGCTAACTTAATCCGTCGAGGCATCAATAACAACGGCGGCGACGTCGGCGGAGCCATGCACCTCGCTGAAGTGGTACCTCAGCATATGGTCAACTACCCTCTTATTAACAATGGGAATTTGATCAACGGATACCATAATCCCCATCCTCCTATCTATATGCACCAACCCGGAGGACAGGGAAACAATGGTCACGGTGCATTATATCATTAG
- the LOC103703380 gene encoding negative regulator of systemic acquired resistance SNI1 isoform X2, with protein sequence MENPRITNGGFEENTMAILDSSGIKEARDIHDDRLSFLEAVRFASLASESPFAPSWRMFDAIFQILRDSKSLELAMVSYQLLNELDQRYPRVYFTCSDKPKSTSGRAGELVVVKEAWSPFIVGPEASHAEAVAAGKSLDYLFDSSRFSALVEDMALAVNKTDFQLAMKSVEYMLLFQYLVNVLEADFLPRQTLYKETSKWVLFRESILNMLLGSRKLNFKTLVRDCMSIMYRRCHHHIAKNVQDLRFVKDSCDKEAHISNVSLAIALSELEKGTCVAVQKLMTLIMELDLIRKEADLQGLTTRVDGFRVPMLEIILDELTYNKDYISPFLMVFSEPKWKLEIILQYFSKYTTKSSVRTRRSNETSYDATLESVLSFFSTATSTKNIVKKISSEVAKLLLAHAFQACLSLQHCSRHNAYSTERIGGTLSQISNKLVSAFQSLRKYDELKAA encoded by the exons ATGGAGAACCCTAGAATAACTAACGGAGGTTTCGAAGAGAACACCATGGCCATACTCGACTCCTCCGGCATCAAAGAGGCCCGCGATATTCACGACGATC GGCTCTCGTTCTTGGAAGCCGTCCGATTCGCTTCTCTTGCCTCCGAGTCCCCTTTTGCTCCTTCTTG GAGAATGTTTGATGCGATATTTCAGAttctcagagacagcaaatcTTTGGAACTGGCCATGGTCAGCTACCAGCTTCTAAACGAGTTAGACCAG CGTTACCCAAGAGTCTATTTTACGTGTTCAGATAAGCCCAAATCAACTTCTGGTAGAGCCGGTGAGCTTGTTGTGGTTAAAGAG GCATGGTCCCCGTTTATTGTTGGCCCGGAAGCTAGCCATGCCGAGGCGGTGGCTGCTGGTAAAAGTTTAGATTACTTGTTCGACTCTTCG AGATTTTCTGCCCTGGTAGAAGACATGGCTCTAGCAGTCAATAAAACCGATTTTCAATTGGCAATGAAG TCTGTAGAGTATATGCTGTTGTTCCAATATCTTGTCAATGTTCTTGAGGCAGATTTCTTACCTCGTCAGACTTTGTACAAAG AGACATCAAAATGGGTCCTTTTCAGGGAGTCTATACTAAATATGCTTCTG GGATCACGAAAATTAAACTTCAAAACTTTAGTAAGGGATTGCATGTCCATTATGTATAGGCGATGCCATCATCATATTGCAAAGAATGTTCAAGATCTGAGATTTGTGAAAGATTCTTGTGATAAAGAAGCTCATATTTCCAATGTTTCTCTAGCAATTGCATTATCTGAACTAGAAAAAGGAACATGTGTTGCTGTGCAAAAACTTATGACGCTG ATTATGGAGCTAGATTTAATAAGGAAAGAAGCAGATCTTCAAGGACTTACTACTAGAGTTGATGGCTTCAG GGTTCCTATGTTGGAGATCATTTTGGATGAACTAACCTACAATAAAGACTATATATCCCCCTTTCTTATG GTTTTCTCTGAACCTAAATGGAAGTTGGAAATAATTTTGCAGTACTTTTCAAAGTATACTACAAAG TCTTCTGTTCGTACTCGAAGGTCAAATGAAACGTCATATGATGCAACACTGGAGTCTGTTCTGAGTTTCTTTTCGACTGCCACAAGTACAAAAAACATTGTCAAGAAAATTTCTTCAGAGGTGGCTAAActtctcttggcacatgcttTTCAG GCCTGTCTCTCCCTACAACATTGTTCAAGACATAATGCTTACTCGACTGAAAGGATTGGAGGCACTCTTAGCCAGATAAGCAACAAGCTAGTTTCTGCTTTCCAAAGTCTCAGAAAATATGATGA ACTGAAAGCTGCATGA
- the LOC103703380 gene encoding negative regulator of systemic acquired resistance SNI1 isoform X1, whose translation MENPRITNGGFEENTMAILDSSGIKEARDIHDDRLSFLEAVRFASLASESPFAPSWRMFDAIFQILRDSKSLELAMVSYQLLNELDQRYPRVYFTCSDKPKSTSGRAGELVVVKEAWSPFIVGPEASHAEAVAAGKSLDYLFDSSRFSALVEDMALAVNKTDFQLAMKSVEYMLLFQYLVNVLEADFLPRQTLYKETSKWVLFRESILNMLLGSRKLNFKTLVRDCMSIMYRRCHHHIAKNVQDLRFVKDSCDKEAHISNVSLAIALSELEKGTCVAVQKLMTLIMELDLIRKEADLQGLTTRVDGFRVPMLEIILDELTYNKDYISPFLMVFSEPKWKLEIILQYFSKYTTKSSVRTRRSNETSYDATLESVLSFFSTATSTKNIVKKISSEVAKLLLAHAFQACLSLQHCSRHNAYSTERIGGTLSQISNKLVSAFQSLRKYDEDLEMTAFEKEALFAAATILSHRS comes from the exons ATGGAGAACCCTAGAATAACTAACGGAGGTTTCGAAGAGAACACCATGGCCATACTCGACTCCTCCGGCATCAAAGAGGCCCGCGATATTCACGACGATC GGCTCTCGTTCTTGGAAGCCGTCCGATTCGCTTCTCTTGCCTCCGAGTCCCCTTTTGCTCCTTCTTG GAGAATGTTTGATGCGATATTTCAGAttctcagagacagcaaatcTTTGGAACTGGCCATGGTCAGCTACCAGCTTCTAAACGAGTTAGACCAG CGTTACCCAAGAGTCTATTTTACGTGTTCAGATAAGCCCAAATCAACTTCTGGTAGAGCCGGTGAGCTTGTTGTGGTTAAAGAG GCATGGTCCCCGTTTATTGTTGGCCCGGAAGCTAGCCATGCCGAGGCGGTGGCTGCTGGTAAAAGTTTAGATTACTTGTTCGACTCTTCG AGATTTTCTGCCCTGGTAGAAGACATGGCTCTAGCAGTCAATAAAACCGATTTTCAATTGGCAATGAAG TCTGTAGAGTATATGCTGTTGTTCCAATATCTTGTCAATGTTCTTGAGGCAGATTTCTTACCTCGTCAGACTTTGTACAAAG AGACATCAAAATGGGTCCTTTTCAGGGAGTCTATACTAAATATGCTTCTG GGATCACGAAAATTAAACTTCAAAACTTTAGTAAGGGATTGCATGTCCATTATGTATAGGCGATGCCATCATCATATTGCAAAGAATGTTCAAGATCTGAGATTTGTGAAAGATTCTTGTGATAAAGAAGCTCATATTTCCAATGTTTCTCTAGCAATTGCATTATCTGAACTAGAAAAAGGAACATGTGTTGCTGTGCAAAAACTTATGACGCTG ATTATGGAGCTAGATTTAATAAGGAAAGAAGCAGATCTTCAAGGACTTACTACTAGAGTTGATGGCTTCAG GGTTCCTATGTTGGAGATCATTTTGGATGAACTAACCTACAATAAAGACTATATATCCCCCTTTCTTATG GTTTTCTCTGAACCTAAATGGAAGTTGGAAATAATTTTGCAGTACTTTTCAAAGTATACTACAAAG TCTTCTGTTCGTACTCGAAGGTCAAATGAAACGTCATATGATGCAACACTGGAGTCTGTTCTGAGTTTCTTTTCGACTGCCACAAGTACAAAAAACATTGTCAAGAAAATTTCTTCAGAGGTGGCTAAActtctcttggcacatgcttTTCAG GCCTGTCTCTCCCTACAACATTGTTCAAGACATAATGCTTACTCGACTGAAAGGATTGGAGGCACTCTTAGCCAGATAAGCAACAAGCTAGTTTCTGCTTTCCAAAGTCTCAGAAAATATGATGA AGATCTGGAAATGACGGCTTTTGAAAAGGAAGCTCTGTTTGCTGCTGCAACAATTTTGTCACATAGATCCTAA
- the LOC103703381 gene encoding GDSL esterase/lipase At5g45950 yields the protein MMTRSGAIVAVLLLVALQMSAMAAGPQPPRRRWNTTCILVFGDSTVDPGNNNRLPTDSKANFPPYGKDFFHGQPTGRFCDGRLATDFIAEAFGISKSIPAFLDPNLSLEQLQYGVSFASASSGYDEFTATTANVLPFSKQLEYLMHYKIHLRRKVGPAKAEQTVKNALFVVSAGGNDFIQNYFLLSNRSGQFTVPQYEDFLITLMSKYIKEMHRLGGTKFLVVGLPPMGCLPLVKTLTNTKNCVSSYNDAAISFNSKVVAQLHALKEILGVKATYLDIYGILSEATENPTKYGLVETSKGCCGSGVVEVGEACQGLSTCSNPSRYLYWDAVHLTERAYQVIADAALGILAKEGWS from the exons ATGATGACGAGGTCGGGAGCCATCGTggctgtgctgctgctggtgGCATTGCAGATGAGTGCAATGGCAGCGGGGCCGCAACCACCGAGGAGGCGGTGGAACACGACGTGCATTCTGGTGTTCGGAGACTCAACTGTGGATCCTGGAAACAACAACAGGCTGCCGACGGACTCCAAGGCCAACTTTCCGCCGTATGGCAAGGACTTCTTCCATGGCCAACCCACAGGGCGGTTCTGCGACGGCAGGCTCGCCACTGACTTCATTG CTGAGGCATTCGGCATTTCAAAGAGCATTCCAGCTTTTTTGGACCCAAATCTCAGTCTAGAACAGCTTCAATATGGAGTTAGTTTTGCATCAGCTTCTTCCGGATATGATGAGTTTACCGCTACAACTGCA AATGTGCTTCCATTTTCCAAGCAGTTGGAATATCTAATGCATTATAAGATCCATCTCAGAAGGAAGGTTGGACCTGCGAAAGCCGAGCAGACTGTGAAGAATGCCCTCTTTGTAGTGAGTGCCGGCGGCAACGATTTCATCCAAAATTACTTTTTGCTATCCAATCGGTCAGGGCAATTCACGGTGCCACAGTATGAGGACTTCTTAATCACACTCATGTCAAAGTATATCAAG GAAATGCATAGACTTGGTGGAACAAAGTTTTTGGTGGTCGGTCTTCCTCCAATGGGTTGTCTCCCACTTGTCAAAACACTTACGAACACTAAAAATTGTGTTAGTAGCTACAATGATGCGGCCATATCATTCAACTCAAAGGTAGTAGCACAACTGCATGCTCTAAAGGAGATATTAGGAGTGAAAGCTACTTATCTCGATATTTATGGAATTTTAAGTGAGGCCACAGAGAACCCCACGAAGTATG GATTGGTAGAGACATCGAAGGGGTGCTGCGGTTCAGGAGTGGTAGAGGTGGGGGAGGCATGCCAAGGTCTAAGCACGTGTAGTAATCCGAGCAGGTACTTGTATTGGGATGCTGTTCATCTCACTGAAAGAGCGTATCAGGTTATTGCAGATGCAGCACTAGGTATTCTTGCCAAGGAGGGTTGGAGCTGA